Proteins from one Aureimonas sp. SA4125 genomic window:
- a CDS encoding adenylate/guanylate cyclase domain-containing protein — protein sequence MATLAWVAWLGGQHLRGERSPADVLEEPLTDWRTLLAGPVTPPGTVAIVAIDDATVAAEGGYPLDWRRLAGLLDALRAAGAQTLAIDILFVDPQAATSAAALARALSAGPTVIAAAGRFAKEGKGTAGAPLVIDQLRPLRAFEKVADVGLANVATTVGGTPRHLPLLFMGEAGPVPGFALQAAALRQSADPILAENRVQIGDVSIPLDLNWHLPIRFYGPAGSIRTISASTFLSGEDNAPRLDGMIAVVGVTATAIGDTFGTPFDPATPGVEVQATGIAELLGGPRLVRNDVVRQTDVAMAMALATGGTVLALCLPLTQSLPIMVLGLTIVLAGTAVAFSSGIWMSSGLPLVATVPPFAAAAFRRQIGDRRTARAAADAETELRRFQPAAIAERIAHDPSFLQEPVEQHAAVVFIDIAGFSTRSEAIGPVRTQNLLKGFHTLVVDVVESHGGLVLNFMGDGAMMVFGALDTAPDPAGRAFRAGAELSSRAIEWLEHLARDGHGLSVRVGMHFGPVILSRLGHRDHQQISVSGNTVNLASRLMEVAKLEGAVLAASASLLNAVEPSRVLANPPDMLRPVDIRGLREKVIVGLWIEAAR from the coding sequence ATGGCCACACTGGCATGGGTCGCATGGCTCGGCGGCCAGCATCTCAGAGGCGAGCGCAGCCCAGCCGATGTTTTGGAGGAACCGTTGACGGACTGGCGCACTCTCTTGGCGGGGCCAGTCACTCCGCCCGGCACGGTAGCCATCGTCGCTATCGACGATGCGACCGTGGCGGCGGAAGGCGGTTACCCACTCGACTGGCGGCGCTTGGCCGGCCTGCTCGATGCGCTGAGAGCAGCCGGGGCACAGACGCTTGCCATTGACATACTCTTTGTGGATCCGCAGGCGGCGACCAGCGCTGCCGCACTGGCGCGGGCACTGTCGGCGGGGCCCACCGTGATCGCCGCGGCAGGTCGGTTCGCAAAGGAAGGCAAAGGTACCGCTGGTGCTCCTTTGGTGATCGACCAGCTTCGACCACTGCGGGCCTTCGAGAAGGTTGCTGATGTTGGTCTTGCCAATGTCGCGACGACCGTTGGTGGCACGCCTCGCCACCTGCCGCTGCTGTTTATGGGTGAAGCCGGTCCCGTTCCCGGATTCGCCCTTCAAGCTGCCGCGCTCCGGCAGTCCGCCGATCCGATCCTGGCGGAGAACCGAGTCCAAATCGGAGACGTCTCCATCCCGCTGGACTTGAACTGGCACCTGCCAATCCGCTTCTACGGCCCGGCTGGTTCGATCCGAACGATCAGCGCGAGTACCTTCCTATCTGGCGAGGACAACGCTCCCCGGCTCGATGGAATGATTGCCGTCGTGGGTGTCACCGCGACCGCCATCGGGGATACGTTTGGTACGCCCTTCGATCCCGCTACGCCAGGAGTCGAGGTGCAAGCGACAGGGATCGCGGAACTCCTCGGTGGCCCTCGTCTAGTCCGCAACGATGTCGTTCGGCAGACCGACGTTGCCATGGCGATGGCCTTGGCCACCGGCGGAACCGTGCTCGCGCTTTGCCTGCCGCTGACGCAGAGCCTCCCGATCATGGTGCTTGGTCTTACGATCGTCCTGGCCGGGACTGCGGTCGCGTTTTCGTCCGGGATCTGGATGAGCAGCGGGTTGCCGTTGGTCGCCACGGTTCCGCCCTTCGCTGCTGCCGCCTTCCGTCGGCAGATCGGGGACCGGCGGACGGCGCGGGCCGCTGCCGATGCCGAGACCGAGCTTCGACGATTTCAGCCGGCTGCCATCGCCGAGCGGATCGCCCATGATCCTTCCTTCCTCCAAGAGCCGGTCGAACAGCATGCAGCCGTCGTCTTCATCGACATCGCTGGCTTCAGCACACGCAGCGAAGCCATCGGCCCGGTGCGAACGCAAAATCTTCTGAAGGGCTTCCATACGCTTGTTGTGGACGTCGTCGAATCCCATGGCGGACTCGTGCTTAACTTCATGGGTGACGGTGCGATGATGGTGTTCGGTGCGCTGGACACGGCGCCGGATCCAGCGGGACGGGCGTTCCGGGCCGGGGCCGAACTTTCATCGAGGGCGATCGAGTGGCTGGAACACCTGGCGCGCGATGGCCATGGTTTAAGCGTGAGGGTTGGCATGCATTTCGGCCCGGTGATCCTCTCGCGCCTTGGGCATCGCGATCACCAGCAGATCAGCGTCAGTGGCAACACGGTCAACCTTGCCAGTCGCCTGATGGAGGTGGCAAAGCTCGAAGGAGCAGTATTAGCCGCGTCGGCATCCCTGCTCAACGCGGTGGAGCCTAGTCGCGTATTAGCGAACCCGCCGGACATGCTGCGCCCCGTCGACATTCGCGGGCTT
- a CDS encoding Ku protein, translating to MASRPVWKGQIRLSLVSIPVEIFSATKSGAQISFRQIHRGSGKRIHYDKVVEGIGPVDADEIIKGYEIGKDEYVLLTDEEIEGVKLETRKTLELVQFVDSTDIPPLYYDKPYYVVPQDDLAEDAFRVIRDALRQSKKTGLGQLSMRGKEHLVALRPCGNGLLLETLHYADEIKKSDTIFEDISNDEAEEDLLAVASELIKRKTAPFKAENFKNHYTEALKRLIAEKRQAGNDSLVIQDEDDAPPRTKSNVIDLMASLKKSLESSGKSEAAGEEDAPAKSVAKKPAAKKAAKPAAKDSKPAAKSAAKPAAKRSAA from the coding sequence ATGGCATCTCGTCCCGTCTGGAAAGGCCAGATCCGCCTGTCCCTCGTGTCTATCCCGGTCGAGATCTTCTCGGCGACCAAGTCGGGTGCGCAGATTTCCTTCCGGCAGATCCATCGCGGCAGCGGCAAGCGCATCCACTACGACAAGGTGGTCGAGGGCATCGGTCCGGTGGACGCCGACGAAATCATCAAGGGCTACGAGATCGGCAAGGACGAGTACGTTCTCCTGACCGACGAGGAGATCGAGGGCGTCAAGCTCGAGACGCGCAAGACACTGGAACTCGTCCAGTTCGTCGATTCCACGGACATTCCGCCGCTGTATTACGACAAGCCCTATTACGTCGTGCCGCAGGACGATCTGGCCGAGGACGCGTTTCGCGTGATCCGCGACGCGCTGCGGCAGTCGAAGAAGACCGGGCTCGGCCAGCTGTCGATGCGCGGCAAGGAGCACCTCGTCGCCTTGCGCCCCTGCGGCAACGGACTTCTTCTCGAGACGCTGCATTATGCCGACGAGATCAAGAAGTCCGACACGATCTTCGAGGACATCTCGAACGACGAGGCCGAGGAGGATCTGCTGGCGGTGGCGAGCGAATTGATCAAGCGCAAGACGGCGCCGTTCAAGGCCGAGAACTTCAAGAACCACTATACCGAGGCCCTGAAGCGGCTGATCGCGGAGAAGCGCCAGGCGGGCAATGACAGCCTCGTCATCCAGGACGAGGACGACGCTCCGCCGCGCACGAAAAGCAATGTCATCGACCTCATGGCGAGCCTGAAGAAGAGTCTTGAAAGCTCCGGCAAGTCTGAAGCCGCCGGCGAGGAGGACGCTCCGGCCAAGTCAGTTGCAAAGAAGCCGGCCGCGAAGAAGGCCGCAAAGCCCGCGGCCAAGGATAGCAAGCCGGCCGCAAAAAGCGCGGCCAAGCCGGCCGCCAAGCGCAGCGCCGCGTAG
- a CDS encoding LuxR C-terminal-related transcriptional regulator: MRQHGAKELTRREREIAAAYAGGASHREIGTKLFIAPATVRTHIGTIYRKLGVSSKIALLRTLEQAGPTPTAEGLQAIPAHRASIAIMPFRGGSARRGALVQGLVQDIIAGLAKLRAVRVTARGSVFSLSERGIADHEAGRLLGVEYLATGSVNCTDERISIAVQLVETRSGDILWAERFDCGKPELFEALDQIGLKIVRALASEIEISERNRAFLKHPGSLDAWESFHRGLWHMYRFTREDNDCAHALFRDAVEMDPTYARAHAGLSFTHFQNAFLLRPQDRQQEAERALKTAGLSVAADERDPTAHWAMGRALWLAGCDGDAVSALRTSVDLSPSFSMGHYAIAFVSSQSGDAEAAVTASDYARELSPFDPLLFGMLGARAIALFRLGAFEEAADAAVSAALRPNAHVHIQAIAALCLAAAGRLDLARSYAAIVHRTAPGYRIGEFFTAFHFPLEVMALFRKQADLIGF, translated from the coding sequence ATGCGGCAACACGGAGCAAAGGAGCTGACGCGCCGCGAGCGCGAGATCGCCGCCGCCTATGCGGGGGGTGCCAGTCACCGTGAGATCGGCACGAAGCTCTTCATCGCACCTGCAACGGTGCGCACTCATATCGGCACGATCTACCGGAAGCTTGGGGTGTCCTCCAAGATTGCCCTCCTTCGAACGCTCGAGCAAGCGGGACCTACTCCTACGGCAGAAGGCCTCCAAGCCATCCCGGCCCATAGGGCGTCCATTGCCATTATGCCGTTTCGGGGGGGCAGTGCCCGGCGCGGCGCGCTCGTGCAGGGGCTGGTACAGGACATCATCGCTGGATTGGCCAAGCTGCGTGCGGTGCGGGTGACGGCGCGAGGCTCTGTCTTCAGTTTATCGGAACGGGGAATCGCCGACCATGAGGCAGGACGACTGCTGGGTGTCGAGTATCTGGCGACAGGCTCGGTCAACTGCACGGACGAGCGCATCTCAATCGCGGTTCAGCTCGTCGAGACGCGCTCGGGCGATATCCTTTGGGCGGAGCGGTTCGACTGCGGCAAACCCGAGCTCTTTGAGGCCTTGGACCAGATCGGGCTGAAGATCGTCAGAGCGCTCGCGAGCGAGATCGAGATTTCCGAACGCAACCGGGCGTTCTTAAAGCACCCGGGCTCGCTGGACGCTTGGGAGAGCTTCCACCGCGGGCTCTGGCACATGTACCGCTTTACCAGAGAGGACAACGACTGCGCGCATGCGCTGTTTCGCGATGCCGTGGAGATGGATCCGACTTATGCGCGTGCCCATGCCGGTCTCTCCTTCACCCATTTCCAGAACGCGTTTCTGCTGCGACCTCAGGACCGTCAGCAGGAGGCCGAGCGCGCACTGAAGACAGCGGGGTTGAGCGTTGCGGCGGATGAACGGGACCCCACGGCACACTGGGCCATGGGCCGCGCACTCTGGCTTGCCGGTTGCGACGGCGACGCCGTTTCCGCGCTGCGGACCTCGGTGGACCTCAGCCCGAGCTTCTCCATGGGCCACTACGCAATTGCATTCGTCAGCAGCCAGTCGGGCGACGCGGAAGCTGCGGTCACCGCCTCCGACTATGCTCGAGAACTGAGCCCGTTCGACCCGCTGCTCTTTGGCATGCTCGGAGCCCGAGCAATAGCGCTGTTCCGGCTAGGCGCGTTCGAGGAGGCGGCAGATGCGGCCGTAAGCGCCGCCTTGCGCCCGAATGCCCACGTTCATATTCAGGCGATAGCCGCATTGTGCCTTGCCGCCGCCGGCCGGCTTGATCTCGCGCGATCATATGCTGCCATTGTTCACCGGACTGCTCCGGGGTACAGGATTGGTGAGTTTTTCACCGCCTTCCATTTTCCGCTGGAGGTGATGGCACTGTTCCGAAAGCAGGCAGACTTGATTGGCTTCTGA
- a CDS encoding PIN domain-containing protein gives MRTGREFLIDTSIIAQLAPHRQPISNDLARWIEENAESSFLSVVTVMELQRGAAALKFKGETARAGVLQNWIDVLAAEYGARILPVSAAVAIAAGELYGRLEARGTEPGFVDALVAATAISHGLTIVTANRQRFAPLTDNLVDPV, from the coding sequence GTGAGGACCGGCCGGGAATTTCTCATCGACACCAGCATCATCGCGCAGCTCGCCCCGCACCGGCAGCCGATCTCGAACGATCTGGCGCGCTGGATCGAGGAGAACGCCGAAAGCAGCTTTCTCTCCGTCGTCACCGTCATGGAATTGCAGCGGGGCGCCGCAGCGCTGAAGTTCAAGGGCGAGACGGCGCGCGCGGGCGTGCTGCAGAACTGGATCGACGTGCTTGCCGCCGAATACGGCGCGCGCATCCTCCCCGTCTCGGCCGCCGTCGCCATTGCCGCCGGCGAGCTCTACGGGCGGCTGGAGGCGCGCGGCACCGAGCCCGGCTTCGTCGACGCGCTGGTCGCAGCCACGGCCATCAGCCATGGGCTGACCATCGTCACCGCCAACCGCCAGCGCTTTGCGCCGCTGACCGACAATCTCGTCGATCCTGTCTGA
- a CDS encoding class I SAM-dependent methyltransferase: protein MSSIETLLTKTTFPPDLGALKARQQAAWASGDYAVVGTTLQIVGERLCEAVDLRAGERVLDVAAGNGNASLAAARRFADVTSTDYVEALLDAAGRRAVAEGLALDLQVADAEKLPFPDAAFDVALSTFGVMFTADHHAAARELQRVVRRGGRIGLASWTPEGFIGQLFATIGKHVAPPPGAKSPSAWGTQGWIDQEFAPRAATIAVVRQTFVFRYRSPDHWLDVFRTWYGPVLKAFAAVDETGKLALSRDILALIDTFNTAKDGTMVVPSEYLEIIIHRA from the coding sequence ATGTCCTCCATCGAAACCCTGTTGACCAAAACGACATTCCCACCTGACCTCGGCGCACTCAAGGCGCGGCAGCAGGCCGCGTGGGCGTCGGGCGATTATGCCGTCGTCGGAACGACTCTCCAGATTGTCGGCGAGCGTCTCTGCGAGGCGGTCGACCTGCGCGCCGGCGAGCGCGTGCTTGACGTCGCGGCCGGCAATGGCAACGCGTCGCTTGCGGCCGCCCGGCGCTTCGCTGATGTGACCTCAACCGACTATGTGGAAGCGCTGCTCGATGCGGCCGGCAGGCGGGCTGTCGCGGAAGGGCTCGCGCTGGATCTACAGGTGGCTGACGCGGAGAAGCTGCCTTTCCCCGACGCAGCGTTCGACGTGGCTCTCTCCACTTTCGGCGTCATGTTCACGGCGGATCATCACGCTGCCGCACGCGAGTTGCAGCGCGTGGTGCGCCGGGGCGGTCGCATCGGCCTTGCGAGTTGGACGCCCGAAGGCTTCATCGGCCAGCTCTTTGCCACCATCGGAAAGCACGTTGCGCCGCCACCAGGGGCAAAATCGCCCTCCGCTTGGGGCACGCAGGGCTGGATTGATCAAGAGTTCGCACCACGGGCTGCCACGATCGCCGTAGTGCGGCAGACTTTTGTCTTTCGCTACCGCTCTCCCGACCACTGGCTCGATGTCTTCCGGACTTGGTACGGCCCAGTTCTGAAGGCCTTTGCGGCGGTCGATGAGACGGGGAAGTTAGCGCTGTCTCGCGATATCCTCGCGCTCATCGACACCTTCAACACCGCAAAGGACGGGACCATGGTCGTCCCGTCCGAATACCTCGAGATCATCATCCATCGAGCCTGA
- a CDS encoding DUF6538 domain-containing protein, with amino-acid sequence MANLERRGHTFYWRARVPARFRQVQRQARLSFSLRLSDHRKAAYMARWLNMLLADLTVRPTAAMTTKDQLDQLFRAEIKRMTDHLDDIAFAVRRSGAVDDVREMEADIEVGWAYRLVQLFGTTRLLTFDADCAGRGLLLRHGIPEPHIAPIAETFRAEQKQARSSVFDRDVRQQMADVGLADTLANRERAKMELYRAKADALLNVAERWPMIDRRQNALVATTLPEEERVGLEFLCAPDPVSELPPFAAVQNAIIAEPILHGFSPDAAVNGVERSADPIVPQKAPVAFPAEIISAEPSDHQALAPTGRVLFLSGFENSCDDLCKNNKENWAPDTARDVRVLVRVFRDILEEHGVAHSGDIGQEHVAALRQHLNHIPRRYGQSARQRVMKPAALRAFAAEEVARAERLGNASPSVGLSAATIRKHLGNLDTFLNHVRASGYSVADWSLKGLRPRKPKAGTLRLKQAKPAPETVRPIFDLPVFTGCQDATHRELPGDAVFHSGVYYLPMLFTYLGARRFELAGLNTEDVLDTPHGPAIHIRANDLRNIKNAQSDRTLPIPSEVLRLGFLDYVAAIRKLGHRQLFPELFSPLLKTNDPGDRFYKDFVPLVNASPQFSEDLWKRAIHALRHGFANTLKQAGVDSAVIDDISGRLGKSETELRYTNVAGLPLIKIHLVKYPSITGHLEPRPIQLLPWVAKKELPPWAGKRQGDRFRK; translated from the coding sequence GTGGCAAATCTCGAACGGCGCGGTCACACCTTCTACTGGCGTGCCCGCGTGCCGGCTCGCTTCCGGCAGGTGCAGCGGCAGGCCCGCCTGTCCTTCTCACTCCGGTTGTCCGATCATCGCAAAGCGGCCTACATGGCGCGGTGGCTGAACATGCTGCTCGCCGACCTGACTGTGAGACCGACCGCCGCGATGACTACGAAAGACCAGCTCGACCAGCTCTTCCGCGCCGAGATCAAGCGGATGACAGATCACCTCGACGACATCGCCTTCGCTGTGCGGCGAAGCGGAGCGGTAGACGACGTTCGCGAGATGGAGGCGGACATCGAGGTCGGCTGGGCCTATCGCTTGGTCCAGCTTTTCGGGACGACGCGCTTGCTGACCTTCGATGCGGATTGTGCTGGGCGGGGGCTGCTGCTGCGCCACGGCATTCCCGAGCCTCACATCGCGCCGATCGCCGAGACGTTCCGGGCCGAGCAGAAGCAGGCGCGCAGCAGCGTCTTCGATCGCGACGTGCGTCAGCAGATGGCCGATGTCGGCCTCGCCGATACGCTCGCCAATCGTGAGCGGGCAAAGATGGAGCTGTACCGCGCCAAGGCGGATGCGCTCCTCAACGTCGCAGAGCGCTGGCCGATGATCGACCGTCGACAGAACGCGCTTGTTGCAACGACGCTGCCGGAAGAGGAGCGCGTCGGCTTAGAATTTTTGTGTGCGCCCGACCCTGTGTCGGAGCTGCCGCCTTTCGCCGCCGTGCAGAATGCTATCATTGCCGAGCCCATTCTTCACGGTTTCAGCCCTGATGCTGCCGTCAATGGAGTCGAGCGGTCCGCCGACCCCATCGTTCCGCAGAAGGCCCCTGTCGCGTTTCCGGCGGAAATCATTTCCGCTGAACCAAGCGATCATCAGGCCCTGGCGCCGACGGGCCGAGTTCTTTTCCTCAGCGGCTTTGAGAATTCGTGTGATGACCTTTGCAAAAACAACAAGGAAAACTGGGCACCAGACACGGCCAGAGACGTTCGCGTGCTGGTGCGGGTGTTTCGGGACATTCTGGAGGAGCACGGCGTCGCGCATTCAGGTGATATCGGACAGGAGCATGTCGCCGCTCTTCGGCAGCATCTGAATCACATTCCCAGACGCTACGGACAAAGCGCGCGGCAGCGAGTCATGAAGCCCGCGGCATTGCGTGCGTTCGCCGCTGAGGAGGTTGCCCGCGCCGAGCGGCTCGGAAACGCAAGTCCTTCCGTCGGCTTATCGGCGGCAACGATCCGTAAGCATCTCGGCAACCTCGATACTTTCCTCAATCATGTCCGTGCCAGCGGTTACTCAGTGGCCGACTGGTCGCTCAAGGGTCTCCGGCCCCGCAAGCCAAAAGCTGGCACGCTGCGCCTGAAGCAGGCGAAGCCTGCGCCTGAGACCGTGCGGCCGATCTTCGACCTGCCAGTGTTCACCGGCTGCCAGGATGCAACGCACCGAGAACTGCCCGGTGACGCCGTCTTCCATTCCGGCGTCTACTACCTGCCTATGCTCTTCACTTACCTCGGAGCCCGCCGCTTCGAATTGGCCGGGCTGAACACGGAGGACGTTTTGGATACGCCGCACGGTCCGGCCATCCACATCCGGGCAAACGATCTTCGCAACATCAAGAATGCCCAGTCTGATCGAACTCTTCCGATCCCGTCCGAAGTTCTGCGCCTCGGATTTCTCGATTACGTCGCGGCCATCCGCAAACTTGGCCACCGGCAGCTTTTTCCGGAGCTGTTTTCCCCGCTGCTGAAGACGAACGATCCCGGTGATCGATTCTACAAGGACTTCGTCCCCCTGGTGAACGCGTCGCCGCAGTTTTCCGAAGACCTGTGGAAGCGTGCGATCCACGCCCTCCGCCACGGATTTGCCAACACCCTGAAACAGGCAGGCGTCGATTCGGCCGTCATCGACGACATTTCGGGCCGGCTCGGCAAATCTGAGACCGAGCTTCGCTACACGAATGTCGCGGGACTGCCCTTGATCAAGATCCACCTCGTCAAATACCCTTCCATCACTGGGCATCTCGAGCCCCGGCCTATCCAGCTCTTGCCGTGGGTGGCAAAGAAGGAGTTGCCGCCATGGGCAGGCAAGAGGCAGGGAGATCGCTTTAGGAAATGA
- a CDS encoding DUF2235 domain-containing protein: MAQLVVCCDGTWNTPGDKEDGLPAPTNVVKLYNSLAPVDAAGAEQKRYYHPGVGTDGDWWNRLLGGGIGRGLNRNIASAYRWLAGAYRPGDAIWLFGFSRGAYTARSVGGMISRCGLLDTGDPEALDPEVWKQVDALFQAYRAKTTLPATAERRFHNVAGEESPFHSTPIHFIGAFDTVGALGIPADLALLHLIDDPTQHQFHDTELSPIVRHARHAVGIDERRQSFTPTLWTNRLVEPGAPDMRQLWFPGVHGDVGGGYGQAGLSDIALDWMMGEAEAQGLAIKPGARSQLRPSPQALMHDSLTGIFAQLKTRPRAVPRISGGDGETQFLHASVVARHDTPPIAQGDYWPVKTVAAGAPVSIAVFARQHWNACNVFLEAGTEYVFSAEGQWLDGAIACGPAGTKDGRFQVGEVAHLAGSLIDASENLFKRLSGNRQADFWMSRRKPEFPWFALVGLVANGVRSTDDPRAPEHEVFLIGDAARFTPQAGGYLYAFANDAWHAYGDNAGSVRLTVRRA; the protein is encoded by the coding sequence ATGGCCCAACTCGTCGTCTGCTGCGACGGCACCTGGAATACGCCGGGCGACAAGGAGGACGGCCTCCCCGCCCCGACCAATGTCGTGAAGCTCTACAACAGCCTCGCCCCTGTCGATGCGGCCGGAGCGGAGCAGAAGCGCTACTACCATCCCGGGGTCGGCACCGATGGCGACTGGTGGAACCGGCTCCTTGGCGGTGGAATCGGCCGGGGTCTCAACCGCAACATTGCCAGCGCCTATCGCTGGCTGGCCGGCGCCTATCGCCCGGGCGATGCCATCTGGCTTTTCGGCTTCAGCCGCGGCGCCTACACCGCCCGCAGCGTCGGCGGCATGATCTCGCGTTGCGGCCTTCTCGACACGGGAGACCCGGAGGCGCTGGATCCGGAGGTCTGGAAACAGGTTGATGCGCTGTTTCAGGCCTACCGCGCGAAAACCACGCTGCCGGCCACGGCCGAGCGAAGGTTCCACAATGTCGCGGGCGAGGAAAGCCCGTTCCACTCGACGCCGATCCATTTCATCGGGGCCTTCGACACGGTCGGCGCCCTCGGCATTCCCGCCGACCTCGCTCTGTTGCATCTCATCGACGATCCGACGCAGCATCAGTTCCACGACACCGAACTCAGCCCGATCGTGCGGCACGCCCGTCATGCCGTCGGCATCGACGAGAGACGGCAGAGTTTCACCCCGACGCTCTGGACGAACAGGCTGGTCGAGCCGGGCGCGCCCGACATGCGGCAGCTCTGGTTTCCCGGGGTGCATGGCGATGTCGGCGGCGGCTACGGCCAGGCTGGCCTCTCCGACATCGCGCTCGACTGGATGATGGGCGAGGCAGAGGCGCAGGGACTGGCGATCAAGCCGGGCGCGCGGTCGCAGCTGCGGCCCTCGCCGCAAGCGCTGATGCATGACTCGCTGACCGGGATCTTCGCGCAGTTGAAGACGCGGCCACGCGCCGTTCCGAGGATTTCCGGCGGGGATGGCGAAACGCAGTTCCTGCACGCGTCCGTCGTCGCCCGGCACGATACCCCGCCGATCGCCCAGGGCGACTATTGGCCCGTGAAGACCGTCGCCGCCGGCGCGCCGGTCTCGATCGCCGTCTTTGCCCGGCAGCACTGGAATGCCTGCAATGTCTTTCTGGAGGCGGGCACCGAATACGTCTTCTCGGCCGAGGGACAATGGCTGGACGGCGCGATCGCCTGCGGGCCAGCGGGAACGAAGGATGGGCGATTCCAGGTCGGTGAGGTCGCCCATCTCGCGGGATCGCTCATCGATGCCTCCGAAAACCTGTTCAAGCGGCTCAGCGGCAACCGGCAGGCCGATTTCTGGATGAGCCGGCGCAAGCCAGAGTTTCCCTGGTTCGCGCTCGTCGGCCTCGTCGCCAACGGGGTGAGATCGACGGACGATCCGAGGGCGCCCGAGCACGAGGTCTTCCTCATCGGCGACGCCGCCCGCTTCACGCCGCAGGCCGGCGGATATCTCTACGCCTTCGCCAACGACGCCTGGCATGCCTATGGCGACAATGCCGGCAGCGTTCGCCTGACGGTCCGCCGTGCCTGA
- a CDS encoding FecR domain-containing protein yields the protein METRRIWLGAVAAVLVFFPCVSSLAQGRSSCVSVELLNPTRVAVRCPSGLVIEAEAAARLQIRARVPGGPPTSAEVSGQAVLIDLSTPRPFEIRTPHAIASVRGTVYAVEVTTGSTAVFVVEGRVRVARRGGRGVAILRPGEGVDVMPGVELTVRRWPEQRVRRLLSRFGR from the coding sequence ATGGAGACCCGACGCATCTGGCTTGGCGCGGTTGCCGCGGTTCTCGTTTTTTTCCCGTGTGTCTCGAGCCTTGCACAAGGGCGCTCCAGTTGCGTGTCTGTCGAACTGCTCAATCCAACGCGTGTGGCCGTCCGTTGCCCCAGTGGTCTCGTGATCGAGGCAGAGGCGGCGGCAAGGCTGCAAATTCGGGCGAGGGTCCCCGGCGGGCCACCGACCTCTGCCGAGGTCTCCGGTCAGGCCGTGCTGATTGACCTCAGCACACCGCGCCCCTTCGAAATCCGCACCCCGCACGCGATCGCGTCAGTGCGCGGGACCGTCTACGCTGTCGAGGTCACGACTGGCTCGACGGCCGTGTTTGTCGTGGAAGGAAGGGTTCGGGTTGCACGGCGAGGCGGACGCGGTGTCGCTATTCTCAGACCAGGCGAGGGTGTGGACGTGATGCCCGGCGTCGAGCTGACAGTGCGCCGCTGGCCCGAGCAACGCGTGCGGCGTCTTCTGTCCCGCTTCGGGCGCTGA